In Porites lutea chromosome 8, jaPorLute2.1, whole genome shotgun sequence, the genomic stretch AATCAcgaaagaaaacacacaaaaaagaaagaaagaatacaATGGTCCCTTGAGAAATCAAAAATTCAAGGGCGATCGCCTTAGTACTTGCCGACACGACACTACATATAAGTATGATATGGCTTAAAGACTGTGCAATAAAACTCATGCCATGACCCTTTTGACAAATGCGGTTTCATAGTCTAAAAAATGACTATATTAAACATCGATGCATCATGGCagcaaatatataaatatacagACCATCAGTTTGCATTTTTACGAAGAAAACACAGCAGCAAGGTGAGTTCTAAAACTGCTCTCTTAattcttccttcctttctttatcttacttttgttttattttaatttctgaaATAGCCAGGGCAGCAGTGATAATCACACGGCAGACATTCCacaatatgtttttaaagtgcttttaattttcatttgatTTATCCAGCTAGCTTTAGGCGAgtcattaaattttacttttttacaaaattaatggattgaaagtttttttttttttttttctgattaatTTTTCTGATGTTTTCTTCTTATATTTTGTAACTTTTAATCTCTGGCATAATAAGAAAATATAACGTCTAATTTGCCTTTGGAGAGGTGAAAGAGCCGCACTAGAAAAGTTTTGGAGAGCAGACTACAGTTATCAACGCATTAAGATGTAGCTATTAATAGAATGTCCTAAACCTATTTGCCATTGAATCCGACGAAACAGGTTTGATGCGTGATTCACTTGACTCTTTCCTCGCAAACTGAATTGTGAGTTACGATTTTGTACCAAAACAAATGTTATGGAGGCCACACAGGTTTGCTAGTCCGCACAGAATGTAATTAAAGTACCATCCTGGTAAAGAATTAAGTCGAATCTTTGCACATCTATTTTTTAACTACAGgatacaatttttttacattAAATTACAAATTCTCCAGTTGAGACTGGTTTctattcattttaataataatatatatattgcCGAATAAATGTTTCCCCGAAAGGCAAATCTTGAGGTCTTCTTATGAGTTAACGTATAATTAGAGTCAGGTGACATGTCGCGTGATAACAAACTGATTGCAGATGAAGAGAAAGTGGTCAGTTGATTATGATATTCTTTTTTATGATTACTTGAATAATTTACACTGAGGATCAAATTCAAATGGACAGCCTTTCCAAACGAGAATGGCTAGAATATCGCCCTGTCAGCAGAGTCTTTCTTTCGCTTGCTCGGTTTTGGCGTCATCGAGAAACAACACtctgcatgaatcgagtaagatgcttgttgagcatgcgcggcATGTTGCTAGTGATAGAACCCAGTCCTTATACCCGTGTTTTTTCTACAGCGGGCTCGGTTATGACCATCAGTTTATCAATAAACAAGATGCTCGCActcggaaaaaaataaaacagtttgaGGGtaaaaaacaagattgactagtccagaagtttGTGCTGCGGAGACCTCAAAGGTTTAACGTGATTCAGGCAGagcctctttttctctttctcaatCAGCAAGGCTCAGCTCAGAGGGtgctaaaaaaaagatgtttttctgtttgtttgttttttgtttgtttttcctttttttcccacAGGTGACCCTGGTATTGAACTAGTCTAGAAAAAGATACCCACAAAAAAATCTCTATATTAGTTTCGCCTTAGGCCTAATAATAAGTTTTCTCATCAGTATGCAGGTAGAGTCTCTTGATTCCAGAGCATCTGCAATTGTATTCATTGAAGTCGTCATTTGTCTGGTCATAAACATCACATCACTTGTGGGAAACATCTTGGTGTGTTTGTCGGTATACAGAAACAGCCGCCTTCGGACTAGCACTAACCTGTACATCATAGGACTTGCTATTGCCGATCTCCTGTCTGCAATTATTGTCATGCCCTTTACGACTATTGTTCTCATCTCTGGTGATTGGATTCTTGGGCCTTTTCTCTGCGATCTACACGCTTTTGTGatgaattttgttcttttcgTGTCCCCGACTACCATGGCTCTCACGGCGTTTAACAGATACATAAGAATTGTGAAACCAGGAAAGTACATGACCGTCTTCTCCAAGCGACGATCTGTAATGATGTTAGGGAGCGCATGGGCCTTTGTCGCGTTCTACGTTGCCATTCCAAAGCTTTCAGGTTTACAAGATTATGGCTTCGTTCCTGGCTATGCCCTATGTCACCTGTTTCATCTGAGTGACAGTGGCTCTGTCGTACACTATATTGCAGTAATTACTTTGTTTTTGATAACGCCATTTACTGTTGCAATCGTATGCTACTTCAAGGTCTCCAAAGCGATTCGCCAACACAACCTAGATATTGCTCCAGGCCTCCAATTGAGAAGGTCGCGGTATCACATTACAATACATGAGATAAAAATCAGTAAATCTCTGTTTGTCGTAGTACTCGCGTTTATATTGTGTTGGATACCCGCATGGGCCGTTGCTATGGTTATCCGATTTCGTCTTTTAGAAGCTATTCCTCGGGGTGTACAACTGTTCTGCTCTCTCTCCATCTACACCTCTAGTGCGGTTAACCCCTTTATATACTCTGGTATGAATCGTTCCTTCAGACAGGAATTTAAGAAGATTTTGAAGTGCAGAAGTGTTGTCACACCAGCCTGACctttaaataattttgaaattcaTGTTTATTGTGTTAAAGGAGCCTTCAATATTCATACTGCCGTTCTTTCTAAACACTACGTTGTTACAATACTGCATGATTGAAGCACCAAGGTGTTGAAGTGTGGAGTCGATTAACCGACCAAAGGCTTAACTGTAACACATAAAATTGCCCTTGAATGATCAAATGCAGCTGCtaagaaacttttaaaaatcTGCCCTGGAATGTTGAGAAAAGCATGCCAAATCCTGTACGGCGTCCTTCCAGGTCTTATCGGTCAATGCATGTTTCGGTTACGTATCCGAAACGTATGGACCGTGCGAAATGAAAAAGgtctagggactaggcaagaggAAAACCTCAAGTGGGCCCAGTACATGAACGCGTTTACAAATTATGTTAAGTTGACTTAACGCCAGTCGGCGTAAATTGCTAAGAAAGTAAACTTTGACAGttctttaatatatagatttagccagggctaaaagcataGCTCtcgataaaaaaataaaaaaaataaaaaaattgcaaaaagaaaaatctgtTTTCCCAAAGATCGTGAAGTATTATGAGATATGTCGTTGCCGAGGAATATCActcaaaaaaaatatacaaaaagttattttttttcaaatgtttttacttttttattttttattatatatatatagttttCTGAAGGTTACCTTCTAAggtttattatttgttattattaattaaatacTGATGTATTTTGCAGTTAGTTTTACGAAAAAATTCCTAACACTAATGCACCTTACCTGATTTCGAGCTACTTGCGACGTCATATCTTTTAAACTGATGGCAACGAACTTTCACGAAATGTCCATTTAAAGACTATGAGATAGGATGACGGAAATTTAGAGAAAGCCTTTGGCTTTCGCAGTTAAACGCTACGTTAATGTCGCACACATTTTAAGTTCTAAGTGGTGTGGGACAAAGcgaaacaaaattattaaggTACTACAACTATGTGAGATAGGGTTGCTTTGTCTGTAGCTCATAAAACCAGTGATAGTAGTGGATAATTTAAAAGAAGCCGCTTTTAATCATTTTACTGACATTTTCTTGTCTCGGTTGTTTAGAGGTAAAAAGGTGTAAATAAACAACTTTCTCTAATTACGCCAACAGACGTAAGGCATCTTGTTTTGAAATTAGGGAAAGTTTATAGGTATTCTTCAAAAAGGAACGATTGCAGGGCTATATCAGAATTCAATGACAGAAACgataaattgaaattaaaatgcaaACGTTGCGAAAATCCAAGAGAAGTTTCCTAATGGAATCCAgacagggtttttttttatattttttccagaTTATTAGCTATTATAACGAACCTTTATTAGCccttttaaacatttatttaaatCCAAAAAAACCCTCTCTGTCATGACCAAAGGAAATTTGCGTTATTTAAATAAATACTTGTTGTTTGGACGAAACAGAAAATGTTCTTATTGTTGCTTCTATTTCTGAATTGGGAAAAAGCATATGGATAAACTTGACTAATAATCAGCCGACACAATACAAACAGAGAACCAAGAAATTAGCATCAGCTAATGTCAAAAAGACAAGAAGATAGGAACAAACCTACAGGTGACTGTCAAGAATTTCCTCTAATTGCTAACGTACATGAGGAAAAACTGTAAAACTTGAAATAATGCTGCCGAAATGCATACTCATTTGAAAGAACAGCTTTTACCAAGTTGAGAAACATTTCAATACATTTTCCACGAAAGAGTACGTGATGGCAGGAAAAAAGAGGTAATTAAGGACGAATGCAAATGAACTATTTCTGTAATTCATGACTTCCCTGTCATAGTAAAGAAAACTTCCATCTTTTAATTTTCGTTATCTTTAAGGAAACTGCAGTTCAAAAAGGAGCTATCTTGCATTCTCTTGGAGGTTCTGTTCATGGTAACACTTGCAGGGTTATTTCTGGGTTTGTATCTTGAAATTTCTCGTTTCCTTCTATTTCAAATGATTCAAAAACTGGATAAAGCACAGAAACTCCTTATGTTGACACAGCTTTGATGTCTACCTTAATATTAAATATTCAGCCCTTTTTGTTTCACCTAGACGTTTACCGGTCTAAAGCAAGCCAGTTTTTGTGTATAGTTCATGATTCATGTACGTGCCATGTTACTTATTTGGGAAAATTGGAAGCTTTCGTTGAATATCATCTTTTCAAATGaaacatttatcaaataaacaaaattaataagtGCGCTATCATTACTTTGTCGATAAGGCAAAAACTTTGCTCTATAATGTTTACCATGGTCACTGCAAGATGATGATCATCTATTCGAACTGCATGCTACGCAGGcctaaattaaatgaaatttataTTGACGTTTACTTTTGGAACGATGCGATCTCGTGAAACATTTTCCCCCATTCTCTGTATTAAAAGGCTAAAAGCCGGTTATGGCAGTTGACTGATAGCCGAGATCTTACAGCCAGGTAATTAACTGATAGTTGAGGGATggactgaattttaaaaaccgATATTTGGTTTTCACAAATTCTGAGCTGATAAAGCATCATGGCCATCGCAGACGAATTAAGAAGCTCGCATGACTTTTCTAGCCCTAACTCTTCGTCcgaatacaaaatacaaaaggaCCCTACGGTCGGTGGCCAACCTATTTTATCAACGCAGTCGATAAAACTAACTTGCTGTCCTTTAAATCAGATTTTACACAACCGAAATGTCCAGCGATAAGTCGatgagttaaagaaaaaaaaagtcgtttGTGTGTGTTTGAAACTTACGCCTCTCGCACAGACGTTTATTTCAGTTCAaccgactcccgataactcgaaccttcaagggaaatcgaaaaaagttcgagttatcgggagttcgagttatcgggagctcaaagaaaatagccggaagcaaggtgaaaaacagtttttactgtacggtgaacattttaatcacttttTATTGcagaaatgttaagtgaaaattaaaagatacttttagatCATAAATCACAAGGTATAACGTAACAAAAGATAGTCTAAATAGagcctgcgttttactgttttgagaagtaaagctgtttcacgttagatttgtgagaAACAACGTCAGCGTCCACTAGTGAACTACATCtgcaacacgtcaatgggactTCAAAATCCAATGTTTTGGACGCCAGTACACtgtttttcccgactttttaagcgctcaaaacatggttcgagttatcgagggtaaaattgtatagaaaattacctgaggggaaacgaaaattggttcgagtgagcgggagttcgagttatcgagggttcgagttactgaggctaaaattacagtaaatgtatggcGGAAATCCTGGGGAAATCgattttagttcgagttagcgagggttcgagttatcgggagtcaactgtactaAAGAGCATAACAATTAATACCTGCTAAGTACTTCACCGCAACAATACCGGCATGGTGCCATATCCGTCATACTGGGCAacacatttatttgtttttcttttctttttttttttttttttcaactaatgTTGAGACGTGAAATCAATTTATAAGTACTACAAATTTGTCCCTGGACGACCACATACACACTAAAAGTTCCAGCTCAAGTATCGAATGGAAATGGGGTTTTGATCGACGGACGACCGGTTACCTCAACCCTCCTCCCCCCAGCCCACCCGCCCCGCTCCTTTTATATTCATGGACATCGCGTTTTTAAAGAATCGTGGGATTCTAGTGCTGGAAACTAGCTGTGCGGCCGCCATCTTTTACTTTTAAATCACTGGAGAACAATAATTTGTTAGGTGAAATATAGCTCAAAGCGGTTGTTTTCAGACTTGGATATCCAAAATAAATATCAACACAAACTGCCAATAATGAAGCAAGTATCGCCCGCGGAGATAAGGGCAGTCAACCCCGCCGTATACTCAGTTGAGTAAGAGACTGGTCTCTTTCGTtgataaaaaattttatctGTGCTAAGGGAATCGATCAAGAATACGACTTCCATCTTTTGCCGATCCATGACATTAATACAAATAAAATGTCTGTAGTATACATCAACTGGGATTCACATTTCAGATGGCCTTTTACTTGTCGCTTTAGtttattaattgtctttttaactttaggtttttttataatttttttgcaaGCTGATGGCTGCATAGCCATCAACTTTATCTCCATTTTGTAATAAACTGGGCTAAACACCTGCAATTCCTTATCATTGTTTAATTGTTACCTTGTTTTACTATTTggctttttcagttttatgCATAAAAATAACACCTTAATTTCTTGAGTTGaaagtttaaaacttttttgaactttacttaaacctttttaaaacacttttttcaatttgtctTAGCCCGTATTAGTTTCTGTATAAGTCTGTGATATTCTTACACCCACCTGTCTGAAAAAACATCTATTAGGTACTACTTTTCACAGGTAGAGGAAGTGCCATTATTGTCGATTACCAAGTCTTTGAAGATGAGCGCAATTACCAAGAAGCACAGAGTGCATGCAAGCAGCATGGTTTCGCTCACCTTGCAAACATCAAAAATAGAGATAACCTTGAGGCAGCTCAAAATTTGTCGAAATTTAATTCAAGCAGGAAGTATTGGATGGGTCTCAGCGTGAAGTAAGTGAGCCAGTTTACTTGTCTATGAATACTGAAGAgcaatatgaaagaaaaaagcgaCGCAAATAAAATGCAAGCAACATATCCCCTACATTTATTATTTGATTTGAGAAAAAGACGAACATGTGTTGAATTTAAAATGACCAAATGACAGGGGGATTCAATTTTTTAACATGAGTGTAAATTTCTCTAAAAATCGTACAACTTAAAATTTTGTAcgggttttaagtaaaataggGTAAGATCTTATACAGCAGAATTTGTTCCAGATCATTGCAGATCATTCTTTAataaaaatgacgtcattgtgACATCTTTGCTATTGCTAACGAATTGCGTGTGTGCGTTGgtcattttcttgattttgtcaGACACTTTAATGTTTAAGCATTTTTCGCTTTGAGAAGATTGACGAAATTTTGATTCtgccaataaattcaacaatatgacgtcataataACGTCAAATTATGTCATTGTGCCAATAGCTTTAAAATGATGAATATAACattctgtgtaattttggtgACGTTACCATGAGAGGTTTCAAAGTTACATGGGGAGCGGGGGGAAGGACCGCGAAGCCCCCCTTCTCCCGGTCGCAGGAAGCACAAAAATGCCCGGTCTTTATAGGGTTAGTGCAATtcgatttcattttattttactttttaattacGATTATTATTAGCATTCATCTTAGTAAGTCGTTTAATATACTATTCCACAACTTTTTCCGTAGCCGCAGTAAATGGTACTGGAGCACTAGTGAAGAAATAAAAACGATCAGACCTGATTTTAGTGAGTTGCTGGATCAAAATAAAGCTCAAAACTTTTCAGGAACGAGAGCTTTCTGCTATATGGTTACCAATAGATCAAAACTGGAAATGCATGAATGTGAAGCAAAGCATTATTACATTTGTGGAGGTAGGTCAAAAAAAGATGGATATTAAAGTGAGGGTAAAAGTATTAATAATGGTTTGTAATTTGTGTGAATGTCTGTACGTGTACGACTTTTAGAGTGTTTATTACAATTACAAAAGACTTTTCAATTAACAAGTTATCCCCCAAAAGCAGTACTTAAAGTTTTTGTATCGTTAAAGTACTTCCATCGTACTATTTGCTATCCTCCCAAACTTCTGTTTAAGCAAGTGAGCGGCACTAGAACAGCTCTTTTAGTCCTGTTCTGAAAATCAGCCATTAGATTGCAGATAATGGTATCTTCAAAAGATTGTTTTTGGAATAGAACAGTGTTTATTTAACAAATTTGgaagccttgactgtgctctgttctgttgtaaagcactTAGGAAGGGTTTAGAGCACGAAAGAAATGTAGGGGGAAACACGACGTAGTCGAGTGTTTGTCCCTACTTCCTTTAGTGCTTTAGCCGCCTCCTAAGTACTTTACAACACAACTGAACACAGTCAAGGCTTccaaatgtcttttatgataaagAATCTGGTAAATTGCTCACGCAtagctttttaattttcaaatctaaacaaactttaattttaaagcgAACCAGGTTGTCGTCCGAGCATGTTATACCCTCTCACAAAACACGGTTAATTAACCAATCACGATCCTTTTTAGAATGGGCAAAcgatttgattggttcaatAATACGAAAGCTATCAAAGCTGTCAAGTCTGTCAAAACATCAAAGGTATAACAAAGCGAAACGTTCTGTGAAACAAACTGTAtctaaaagtgtttttaaaaaactgaaccTGTAagtaaaaattctttaaaattcCGTTACGTCTTCGCAGAAGTGATGCTCAGGTCTTATTCTCGAGGTTGtattttgagcaaaaaaaaggGTATGaatgaattaaagcaaaacaatagacagagtggtagtagtggtggtagtggcagtggcagtggcagtggcagtggtagtggtagtggtagtggggagtggtagtggtagtggtagtggtagtggtagtagtagtagaagtagtagtagtaatagtaatagtaatagattgctttatttgcatgaccgcatCATTTTACGGAATTGCAAAAGCATTCATATGACAATCAAAGTATAGAACAAACAGCGCTAATAATaatctagaaaaattcagttacgTTACTAACAATGAATCACGTATGTTCATACAGGAGGAAACCAACTTtcataaataacttatttacatgatgttccttcgaattcattatcagttttatgctttctggagatgatttcttgtcaaagtcaggtattattcgattgatttgattaataaatgcctgtctctgtactgagtatttgttacattgaacgaggaaatgaatctcatcttctacctgatttgagttacataagggccataatctattttctcttggcaAATGATCGATTTGGTATCGCCCATGTTCAATCACaagtttgtgattacttattttaaatttaacaaaattctgtcgttcgtcataatgtcttagctggtagagataatcagatgtagaatattcatctttaaaagttttataaaattctagtttttttgaattttcaacgCTGTGGCGCCAAAAAGATAGATATTTCTCTCTCATTTCTGTGGTATATcgtctaattttatcattatctagAGATTCAGCATCTAAACTGGTTAGATTGTATTGTCCAAGCATGTTTATGAAATTGGaaagtagtaatagtagtagtagcagcagcagcagcagcagcagcagcagcagtagtagtagtagtagtagtagtagtagtagtagtagtagtagtagtagtagtagtagtagtagtagtagtagtagtagtagtagtagtagtagtagtagtagtagtagtagtagtagtagtagtagcagtagctaGTTGTAGCTAGTTGTAGCAGTAgaagcagtagtagtagcagtagcagtatacttatttgttaattattttaagattgttccttttttcattttgtgggATGTTCCGTGTTCCTAGTTTAATCAACGCCCTCTTGGGggaataatttttctttagcgcccataacaaaatttataaaatatttctatatgtcataaaaaaattccccttTAAAACGCAATTTTTTGGACcatgggtaccagaggtttctCCTCGCGTGCGACGGAGAGCTTTGTCTTCGTCGGCCGCAGACCGACACGTGTTCGGCCGAACTAAGACAGCGGCGAAACcggtcactttttaagacttgactgAAACCAGAAatcgcgcatgaaaagcctctggcaccctgGCTAAAAATGTACCTGAtaagtgttaaaaaatttccctgccttgaatgaattttaaaacagaACATTTTGCCCTCCGCCGTTAAGAAAACATCGTTGAATTCTTCTAAGGACGTTTTTGTAACCATGCAGAAGCCCTCCTTGTCCACAAAACGAAAACTGGGCTGATTCTTTACAGCTTAagctccgtgttttatactcttATAAAGCGtgctttttcaaccaatcacagTGCGCGCTATATCTGAACATTGTTACAATTTTCTTGGAAGGTCTGCCAACATCACAAATGCTCACAAGGTCAACGGCATCAGGCGTGGAAAGCACAGCAACATTCTCTATTACAGTAACACCCACTGTGAAACTTTCACCACATTACACCGAACGTATAGTGCCTACAAAGGCTTACAGCACTCCCTCTCTCGTCTCCAGTGTTTTACCTAAAACACTTGTGAGCCAAGAAAGACAGGTACTGTCATATTGACTACTCCTCAAGGTTTTTGTAAtgaaatttgctttaaaaaaggaaataaaaaggaaaactgaacagaaaggaagaaggaagaaagaaaggaaacgaAAGTTTCAAACTTTTCCTGTACGGATGCTTAATTTTCGATAACCTGCTCTTAAATGATGTAAACACCCTCTCCAGTGTCTAAAAAATGCATTTacttcatttcttttatttttttttgaatgCTAAGCTATTCATAatctttctttaaaaagatCCAGGAATACATCACGAAGATAAAACAGCTTCCCATTTTCGATGGAAATTCTCTGCAGGTAAGGTATTATGGACTGATTGTTGTTTCCTTTTAGTGAAATAGATATAATCTTAGATCGGACGGGGAGATGTTACTCGAGGATTATAGTGCACGATCTAAGAAGACACTTGGAGACAGGACTTTCAAAGTAGCCGCCCCTAGAATCTGGAACATTTACCGAAGGACATTAGGAAACAGGACAACTATTATATTTTTAAGAAACAGCTAAAGacttattattttaaacttgcaTACAATTGCTAAATAAACATAGGTGTATATTAATTTTACTctctttttttatcaattttaatgAAACATATCACATTTCTTTtagttataattattgtaaGTAATAGGTTAAGTACTAAATAATTAGGTTAGGTGTCATCTACAGATATATTCATGTTTTAATTCaataattaatataattttttagttAGCTTTAATAGTTTGTActgcgcatttgatcatttgATTTACGTTAATTTGCGCAATACTAAAtactaaatattattattattattattattattattattattattaatagacATTTACGGTCTTTCAACAAAATGCAGTGCTCAGTGGTTAAATACCAGTGGAAAACATAACcgatatatacatatatatatatatatatatatatatatatatatatacacccgttttcaaaaaggttttcatatagagagatatatagatagatagatatttttgttttcttgcacgtgcgcccgtgtgcatttacacttgttattatctaacttgtgaaaaaacttggttcaacaataattttttcttttcctcaggttctttgttgcaatttgtcaattaaaaaaaataatgcacgaatattgtctgcaattctcttgatttgcattctgttgaaaattaaagaatgaggaattcggtcacttgcAGGTCATATCATTattgtcgttacaggataaggggaaaaacgcagatgaaatgaaaaaaagaagtgttttcgaaaccgctgagaaggaagatgtgacggtggatatccatattggatatgtgggaaggagcaacaatattatagcagttgattaaaacggaccaagacgttGACTAGGTTCATAGAAGTAGATTTTATCATAACCAAAATGAGCGGGTCATACATATTAATGtatcaccttttttcgtgtaaaatcgcgGCCTGTAAGGCTACGtctcattgaagacagaataaa encodes the following:
- the LOC140945537 gene encoding melatonin receptor type 1A-like; protein product: MQVESLDSRASAIVFIEVVICLVINITSLVGNILVCLSVYRNSRLRTSTNLYIIGLAIADLLSAIIVMPFTTIVLISGDWILGPFLCDLHAFVMNFVLFVSPTTMALTAFNRYIRIVKPGKYMTVFSKRRSVMMLGSAWAFVAFYVAIPKLSGLQDYGFVPGYALCHLFHLSDSGSVVHYIAVITLFLITPFTVAIVCYFKVSKAIRQHNLDIAPGLQLRRSRYHITIHEIKISKSLFVVVLAFILCWIPAWAVAMVIRFRLLEAIPRGVQLFCSLSIYTSSAVNPFIYSGMNRSFRQEFKKILKCRSVVTPA